One window from the genome of Candidatus Zixiibacteriota bacterium encodes:
- a CDS encoding ROK family protein, whose product MAAGQIFAGIDIGGTTIKYGLFDEQGKVQFREQKPTMVEKGPKPLMHLAANIGERLLYTAAEEDYEVRHLGVGTPGAVDFHTGRVIGPCPNIPGWQGTEIGAGLRERLNVPVWVDNDVNAMALAEAHFGAAHGAESALCLTVGTGVGGAVIFGGRIWRGSSWSAGEVGHMTINFDAPFTHGGMPGSIEGYCSSQAILGRLRRELEREMTPGFEAVLEGNLDNLSIRKIFAALRKDDAAARKAITEAATYLGIGLAGVVNLLNPEMIVIGGGIAEGGGGFVEIVAAKIRELAFDSAVQNLKVVKAALGNDAGFIGAGLLGEFAA is encoded by the coding sequence ATGGCAGCTGGACAGATTTTCGCCGGCATTGATATCGGGGGGACCACCATCAAGTATGGGCTGTTCGACGAGCAGGGGAAGGTGCAGTTCCGGGAGCAGAAGCCGACGATGGTGGAGAAGGGACCGAAACCGCTCATGCACCTGGCGGCCAACATCGGCGAGCGCTTGCTGTACACGGCGGCCGAGGAGGATTACGAAGTGCGCCACCTCGGGGTGGGAACGCCGGGGGCGGTCGATTTTCACACCGGCCGCGTTATCGGCCCCTGTCCGAACATCCCCGGCTGGCAGGGGACCGAGATCGGGGCCGGTCTCCGCGAACGCCTCAACGTGCCGGTGTGGGTGGACAACGATGTCAACGCGATGGCGCTGGCCGAGGCGCACTTCGGCGCCGCCCACGGCGCGGAGTCGGCGCTCTGCCTGACAGTCGGGACCGGGGTCGGCGGCGCGGTCATTTTCGGCGGCCGCATCTGGCGCGGCTCGTCGTGGTCGGCCGGCGAAGTCGGGCACATGACGATCAACTTCGACGCCCCGTTCACGCACGGCGGCATGCCGGGGAGCATCGAGGGGTACTGCTCCTCACAGGCGATCCTCGGGCGGCTCCGGCGCGAGCTGGAGCGCGAGATGACGCCGGGCTTTGAGGCTGTGCTCGAGGGAAACCTCGACAACCTGAGCATCCGCAAGATCTTCGCGGCGCTCCGGAAGGACGATGCGGCGGCCCGGAAGGCGATTACCGAGGCGGCCACCTATCTCGGGATCGGCTTGGCCGGCGTCGTCAATCTCCTGAACCCGGAAATGATCGTGATCGGCGGCGGAATTGCCGAAGGGGGCGGCGGGTTTGTCGAAATTGTCGCCGCCAAGATCCGGGAACTGGCTTTCGATTCCGCCGTACAGAATTTGAAAGTGGTCAAGGCGGCGCTGGGCAACGACGCCGGGTTTATCGGCGCCGGCCTGCTCGGCGAGTTCGCCGCATAG